A window of Fusobacterium sp. DD2 contains these coding sequences:
- the ispE gene encoding 4-(cytidine 5'-diphospho)-2-C-methyl-D-erythritol kinase, whose product MEFVLNSNAKINLGLNVEGVLPNGYHLLDMVMIPVSLSDKITGEISGKPGNLKITTNIKGIPTGKENILYKIYEEFYKESGIDKHEVSLHLEKVIPHEAGLGGGSSNGAFFLNFLNSYHGNLFSMDKLIEIGKRIGADIPFFLINKPARVRGIGEKIEIIENRLTMDIIIIKPPFGVSTALAYKNMDILKNKKDANIENIIRGLRENSIELVESSIENNLEQGLLQTDTNIIEFRKELTNICGGRFFMSGSGSAYYTFVHPHHSNNMVKALREHLQHCRVYLCSGLDEYI is encoded by the coding sequence ATGGAATTTGTTTTAAATTCAAATGCCAAGATAAATTTAGGACTGAATGTAGAAGGGGTACTTCCTAACGGGTACCACCTTTTAGATATGGTTATGATTCCAGTATCTCTAAGTGATAAAATTACAGGGGAGATAAGTGGAAAACCAGGAAATTTAAAAATAACAACAAATATAAAAGGAATTCCAACAGGGAAAGAGAATATTCTATATAAAATATATGAGGAGTTTTATAAAGAAAGTGGAATTGACAAACATGAGGTTTCACTTCATCTTGAAAAGGTTATTCCTCATGAAGCTGGATTAGGGGGAGGAAGTTCCAATGGGGCTTTTTTTCTAAATTTTTTGAACAGCTATCATGGAAATCTCTTCTCAATGGACAAACTTATTGAAATCGGCAAAAGAATCGGTGCTGATATCCCATTTTTTCTTATAAATAAACCTGCAAGGGTAAGGGGAATTGGAGAAAAAATTGAGATAATAGAAAACAGGTTAACAATGGATATCATTATAATAAAACCACCTTTTGGTGTCTCTACTGCTCTGGCATACAAAAATATGGATATCCTTAAAAATAAAAAAGATGCAAATATAGAAAATATCATAAGGGGGCTCAGGGAAAATAGTATTGAATTAGTAGAATCAAGCATTGAAAACAACTTGGAACAGGGGCTTTTACAAACTGATACAAATATTATTGAATTCAGAAAAGAACTGACGAACATATGTGGGGGAAGATTTTTTATGTCAGGTAGCGGAAGTGCCTACTACACATTTGTTCATCCACACCATTCTAATAATATGGTAAAAGCATTAAGGGAGCATTTACAACACTGTAGGGTCTATCTTTGCAGCGGATTAGATGAATACATATAA
- the spoVG gene encoding septation regulator SpoVG, with protein sequence MKITDVRLRAVKSESELKLKAYADVTFDESFVIHGLKIIDGQKGMFVAMPSRKMPDGEYKDIVHPITPELRKEITDVVIAKYNELGEEEK encoded by the coding sequence ATGAAAATTACAGATGTAAGACTAAGAGCAGTAAAATCTGAAAGTGAGCTAAAATTAAAGGCTTATGCAGATGTAACTTTTGACGAGAGTTTTGTTATCCATGGTTTAAAAATTATTGATGGACAAAAAGGAATGTTCGTTGCTATGCCGTCAAGAAAGATGCCTGATGGAGAATACAAAGATATCGTACACCCTATTACACCTGAATTAAGAAAAGAAATTACAGATGTAGTAATAGCAAAGTATAATGAATTAGGGGAAGAAGAGAAATAA
- a CDS encoding RNA-binding S4 domain-containing protein, producing the protein MRLDKFLKVSRIIKRRPIAKIVVDGGKAKLDGKVAKASTEVKVGQILELEYFNKYFKFEILEVPTGNVPKERTPDLIKVLESRGITIDLTGEEDIF; encoded by the coding sequence ATGAGATTAGACAAATTTTTAAAGGTAAGCAGAATAATAAAGAGAAGACCTATTGCTAAAATAGTAGTAGATGGAGGGAAGGCAAAGCTTGATGGAAAAGTAGCTAAAGCAAGCACAGAAGTAAAGGTAGGACAGATTTTAGAACTTGAATATTTCAACAAATACTTCAAATTTGAAATCCTTGAAGTACCTACTGGAAATGTGCCTAAAGAGAGAACTCCAGATCTTATAAAAGTATTAGAAAGTAGAGGAATCACTATTGATTTAACTGGTGAGGAGGATATTTTCTAA